Proteins found in one Rhizobium sp. BT04 genomic segment:
- a CDS encoding GNAT family N-acetyltransferase: MDFDAAKQRRALQARSYVSLAPNLIHLKTAHGLHEAAFEVEAGVATISFYHGDPPQSAELLMAAAEAVTAQDRSITSVAFEGHQASLPRHISGIDGRLDSVILWQWPSLWLPQLPYPLPPVPEMTAGRYHPRRPAKPTGSVYRRFIPWLERDITFRVADRETDLAAFHRWMNDEQVNTIWEDAGSLDKHREILQERIADPHVLPLIGSFADIPFGYFEVYWAKENRLGPFYDADDYDRGWHVAIGEPDYRGKKWISAWLPSLMHFIFLDDPRTRRIVGEPRASHEQQIRNLDRSGFAKVKHFDFPHKRALLVMLTRERFFGDHLWVPAS, encoded by the coding sequence ATGGATTTCGACGCCGCCAAACAAAGGCGGGCTCTGCAGGCGCGCAGCTATGTCAGCCTCGCCCCCAATCTCATCCACTTGAAGACCGCGCATGGACTCCACGAAGCCGCCTTCGAGGTCGAGGCCGGCGTCGCAACGATCAGCTTCTACCACGGTGATCCCCCGCAATCGGCGGAGCTTCTGATGGCCGCCGCCGAAGCGGTGACGGCGCAAGATCGCTCGATCACGTCGGTCGCCTTCGAAGGGCATCAGGCAAGCCTTCCCCGGCACATCTCGGGCATCGACGGAAGACTCGATTCCGTGATCCTCTGGCAATGGCCGTCGCTGTGGCTGCCGCAGCTGCCCTATCCGCTGCCGCCTGTGCCGGAGATGACCGCGGGCCGGTACCATCCGCGCCGGCCGGCAAAGCCAACGGGCTCGGTTTACCGACGGTTCATTCCCTGGCTCGAACGGGATATCACCTTCAGGGTTGCCGACCGGGAGACCGATCTTGCCGCCTTTCATCGCTGGATGAACGACGAGCAGGTCAACACGATCTGGGAGGATGCGGGCTCGCTCGACAAGCACCGGGAGATTCTGCAGGAAAGGATCGCCGATCCGCATGTGCTGCCGCTGATCGGCAGTTTCGCCGACATTCCCTTCGGCTATTTCGAGGTCTACTGGGCCAAGGAGAACCGGCTCGGTCCCTTCTACGACGCCGACGATTATGATCGCGGCTGGCATGTCGCCATCGGCGAGCCCGACTATCGCGGCAAGAAATGGATCAGCGCATGGCTTCCCTCGCTGATGCATTTCATCTTCCTCGACGACCCCCGCACCAGGCGCATCGTCGGCGAGCCGCGCGCCAGCCACGAGCAGCAGATCCGCAACCTCGATCGCTCGGGCTTTGCCAAGGTCAAGCATTTCGATTTTCCGCACAAGCGGGCGCTGCTGGTGATGCTGACCCGTGAGCGCTTCTTCGGCGACCATCTCTGGGTGCCTGCATCATGA
- a CDS encoding lysine N(6)-hydroxylase/L-ornithine N(5)-oxygenase family protein — protein MTVAFTRRDALHEPLDLAGIGIGPSNLSLACLLESVPEVRSRFFERRGAFDWHPGMMMPGVELQSSFLKDLVTPVLPTSRWSFVSYLVAHKRLYAFLNANYDAVPRQEFARYLAWVANGVEDLRFGTDIRDVEHRDDRFVLRFDNGREEARNLAIGTGSSPFVPDWSKPFLGADCFHNSEAKSRLADLGAARIVVVGGGQSGGEVVEALLGNPSSMNELTWISRRHNFEPINDTPFSNQVFSPEYVQAYLKLGGEQKQAALKNSILTSDGLSISTIHSIYRRLYALRYLEPGMLNASLAPNRDVIQMERNGNAYRLIVRNQFDGGIEVLHADAVVLATGYRFRLPDALGSLAERITLDRNGYPILNDDYTMQWTGPRANRLLAQNAGRYSHGIADSQLSLMAWRSATIVNTLLGRRHFDAEPDNAQLAWATETASAMPHQLRAGYSDGMLSS, from the coding sequence ATGACCGTCGCTTTTACCCGCAGGGATGCCCTCCACGAGCCGCTCGATCTTGCCGGTATCGGCATCGGTCCCTCCAATCTGAGCCTTGCCTGCCTGCTGGAATCGGTGCCTGAGGTTCGCAGCCGTTTCTTCGAGCGGCGCGGCGCCTTCGACTGGCATCCCGGCATGATGATGCCCGGCGTAGAGCTGCAATCGTCCTTCCTGAAAGACCTCGTCACCCCGGTCTTGCCGACCAGCCGCTGGTCGTTCGTCTCCTATCTGGTTGCCCATAAGCGGCTCTACGCCTTCCTGAACGCCAATTATGACGCCGTTCCCCGGCAGGAGTTTGCACGCTATCTCGCCTGGGTCGCCAACGGCGTGGAGGATTTGCGTTTTGGAACGGATATTCGCGACGTCGAACACCGCGACGACCGCTTCGTCCTGCGCTTCGACAATGGCCGGGAAGAAGCACGGAACCTGGCGATCGGGACGGGATCTTCGCCCTTCGTGCCCGACTGGTCAAAACCGTTTCTGGGCGCCGATTGCTTTCACAACAGCGAGGCCAAGTCGCGTCTCGCCGATCTCGGTGCTGCCCGCATCGTCGTGGTCGGCGGCGGCCAGAGCGGCGGCGAAGTGGTCGAAGCGCTGCTTGGGAATCCCAGTTCGATGAATGAACTGACCTGGATCAGCCGGCGTCACAATTTCGAGCCGATCAACGATACGCCGTTTTCGAACCAGGTTTTCTCGCCGGAATACGTGCAGGCCTATCTGAAGCTCGGCGGCGAGCAGAAGCAGGCCGCTTTGAAGAACTCGATCCTGACCAGCGACGGACTGTCGATTTCGACGATCCATTCGATCTACCGTCGCCTCTACGCCTTGCGTTATCTCGAGCCGGGCATGCTCAACGCATCTCTGGCGCCCAACCGCGACGTGATCCAGATGGAGCGGAACGGCAATGCCTATCGGCTCATCGTCAGGAATCAATTCGACGGCGGCATCGAGGTGCTCCACGCCGATGCGGTGGTGCTGGCAACCGGCTACCGGTTCCGCTTGCCGGATGCTTTGGGCTCGCTGGCTGAGCGGATAACGCTCGACAGAAACGGCTATCCCATCCTCAACGACGATTACACGATGCAATGGACGGGCCCGAGGGCAAACCGGCTGCTTGCGCAGAATGCCGGCCGATACTCGCATGGTATCGCCGACTCTCAGCTCAGCCTGATGGCCTGGCGCAGCGCAACGATCGTCAATACGCTGCTTGGCCGGCGGCATTTCGACGCGGAGCCGGACAATGCGCAACTGGCCTGGGCGACCGAGACCGCTTCGGCAATGCCGCATCAGCTCCGCGCCGGCTATTCGGACGGCATGCTGTCGTCCTGA
- a CDS encoding non-ribosomal peptide synthetase, producing MNKQITYFADARPTDATVDTVFESFPLTIAQKRIWSLEQIGNYTVFPDQVIGLQLSAAIDAETIAGACRALVAENPSLTTRFRRLAGGRIEQYRGASNAVPTEILGREGAALSEADALAARKAFRDRRFDLLEGPGARIQIIQLADGQSLLTIVLHPIISDDREKSVLAGSLARILDGEPAGNMQPAEISAGTREEEWLETDEAREALAYWRDTIGLDYAASTFPTRFNSGGLAGVARAEHRFAIAPDLWSKLERHAGSKGFQVERVLHAAFCALLARYSGNYALLTGLLVARPRTEHFASRGRAEQVLPLVLPLASRPSLDDVVAAISSVTEEGLRRLVPLERITQALVVDEAAAQEAVVKALFEFRRPYPVAREAANLEPLGARADSELSLVIEARPDGGASGLIDYAQDLYDGALIARVARHFGLVLEQIVAQPGLRIKDIELVGSDELDWLSAPYGDDVVNDNRPVHELISAHSRRTPEKTAIVYGDEEWSHGWLEASTNRLGHRLRQLGVRAEVTVAIFIKRSPEAIVGILATLKAGGAYIPVEPDHPPVRNHHILRDGGVKIVLTHSWLRHRLPEELDAVILELDNLDLDGEPETPLDVPIHKDQLAYVMYTSGSTGLPKGVAVEHGPLTHHLQNTSRVYGMSSESRELPFLPFSSDGGHERWMNPLMEGGSIILPDQPLWTPEETLTAMRKHGANNASIPTTYLQQLAEWADMSDGAPPMRLYSFGGEGLAQPTFDLLSRALKSEWLINGYGPTETIMTPMVWKVRAGTKFQGVYAPLGRAVGLRRVYVLDPDLNPCPIGVTGELYIGGEGIARGYLGKPDTTADRFIPDPFSSEGGRLYRSGDLTRWRDDGTVEFVGRVDHQVKLRGYRIELGEIEAALLQQPGVGEALVVLRDEDGAEKALVAYVVPKKDERIEVETVRAGLDRSLPSYMVPAAVVELEKMPTNPNSKLDRFALPAPQPVRREIVEPATTLEEEVLDVWRQVLKLEAISVEDNFFAIGGNSLGAIRILTQLRQRRPKTPLTVADIFNNPTIRAFAGVMEQGAERDLSEVIVLRASGAKPRLYCFPGLLVSTREYVKLVDYLGADQPATGFICHSLSEKKEVGAPVEEIIESYVDYIRSHSRGAPCTFLGWSWGGLLAYEAARTLGNEVDVRMMAMVDVCDLGSEFAIGAKPRFRPDERDMLHRDVQAWLQKTAMRPEWDRLLSTMDADTYDQFLRFVGDEKDPLPTDGPDISSREHTFWVLIDNALIFRKHRLVPHDVPIYPWAADDSLNRGLNLIDWRRLSPRAYAAEIITGTNHLHMIGSPAFHSRLALRLKETEKDFA from the coding sequence ATGAACAAGCAGATCACCTACTTCGCCGACGCCCGCCCGACCGATGCGACGGTGGACACAGTCTTCGAGAGCTTTCCGCTGACGATCGCGCAGAAGCGCATCTGGTCGCTGGAGCAGATCGGCAATTACACGGTCTTTCCCGACCAGGTCATCGGGCTGCAATTGAGCGCTGCGATCGACGCCGAGACGATTGCCGGCGCCTGCCGCGCGCTCGTGGCTGAGAACCCGTCGCTCACCACCCGCTTCCGCCGGCTGGCGGGCGGCCGCATCGAGCAATATCGCGGCGCATCGAACGCCGTGCCGACCGAAATCCTCGGAAGAGAGGGAGCCGCTCTTTCAGAGGCTGATGCCTTGGCCGCGCGGAAAGCCTTCCGCGACAGGCGCTTCGATCTCCTGGAAGGGCCGGGGGCGCGCATCCAGATCATCCAGCTGGCCGATGGGCAGTCGCTGCTGACGATCGTGCTGCATCCGATCATCTCAGACGACCGCGAAAAATCCGTTCTTGCCGGTTCCCTTGCGCGAATTCTCGACGGCGAACCCGCCGGCAACATGCAGCCGGCGGAGATCTCGGCCGGAACGCGGGAGGAGGAATGGCTGGAGACGGATGAGGCGCGGGAAGCGCTTGCCTATTGGCGTGACACGATCGGTCTCGACTATGCGGCCTCGACTTTCCCCACCCGCTTCAACAGCGGCGGGCTTGCAGGCGTGGCGCGCGCCGAACATCGGTTTGCCATCGCGCCCGACCTCTGGAGCAAGCTCGAACGGCATGCGGGGAGCAAGGGATTTCAGGTCGAGCGTGTGCTCCACGCCGCCTTCTGCGCGCTGCTGGCGCGCTACAGTGGCAATTATGCTTTGCTGACCGGCCTGCTGGTCGCGCGGCCCCGCACGGAGCATTTCGCCAGCCGCGGCCGCGCCGAACAGGTTCTTCCCCTCGTCCTGCCGCTCGCCTCCCGACCTTCCCTCGACGACGTCGTCGCGGCGATCTCCTCGGTGACGGAGGAGGGGCTTCGCCGGCTCGTGCCGCTTGAACGCATCACGCAGGCACTGGTCGTCGACGAGGCGGCCGCGCAGGAAGCCGTGGTCAAGGCACTGTTCGAATTCCGCAGACCCTATCCGGTCGCGAGAGAGGCTGCGAATCTGGAGCCACTGGGCGCGCGCGCAGACAGCGAGCTTTCCCTGGTGATCGAGGCGCGTCCCGACGGCGGCGCCTCCGGGCTGATCGACTATGCCCAGGATCTTTACGACGGCGCCCTGATCGCCCGTGTCGCCAGGCATTTCGGCTTGGTGCTCGAGCAGATCGTCGCGCAGCCGGGCCTCAGGATCAAGGACATCGAACTCGTCGGCAGCGACGAACTCGACTGGTTGTCGGCGCCCTACGGGGATGACGTCGTCAACGACAACAGGCCGGTCCACGAGCTGATATCGGCCCATTCGCGCCGGACGCCTGAGAAGACGGCGATCGTCTATGGTGACGAGGAATGGAGCCATGGCTGGCTGGAGGCGAGCACCAACCGTCTCGGGCATCGGCTGCGGCAGCTCGGCGTTCGCGCCGAGGTGACGGTCGCGATCTTCATCAAGCGTTCGCCGGAGGCGATCGTCGGCATCCTCGCCACGCTGAAAGCAGGCGGCGCCTATATCCCCGTCGAGCCCGATCATCCGCCGGTGCGCAACCATCACATCCTGCGCGACGGCGGCGTCAAGATCGTCTTGACCCACAGCTGGCTGCGCCATCGCCTGCCGGAGGAGCTCGACGCCGTTATCCTCGAACTCGACAACCTCGATCTCGACGGCGAGCCGGAAACGCCGCTCGATGTTCCCATCCACAAGGATCAGCTCGCTTATGTCATGTACACCTCGGGATCGACGGGATTGCCGAAGGGCGTGGCCGTCGAGCACGGCCCGCTGACGCACCATCTGCAGAATACCTCGCGTGTCTACGGCATGAGCTCGGAATCCCGCGAGCTGCCGTTCCTGCCCTTCAGTTCGGACGGTGGCCATGAGCGGTGGATGAACCCGCTGATGGAGGGCGGCAGCATCATCCTTCCCGACCAGCCGCTCTGGACGCCGGAAGAGACGCTGACGGCGATGCGCAAGCATGGCGCCAACAATGCCAGCATTCCCACAACCTACCTGCAGCAGCTGGCGGAATGGGCCGACATGTCAGACGGGGCACCGCCGATGCGGCTTTATTCCTTCGGCGGCGAGGGGCTGGCGCAACCGACCTTCGATCTTCTGTCGCGGGCGCTGAAATCGGAATGGCTGATCAACGGCTACGGTCCCACAGAAACCATCATGACGCCGATGGTCTGGAAGGTCAGGGCCGGCACGAAGTTTCAGGGAGTCTATGCTCCACTCGGCCGTGCCGTCGGGTTGCGGCGCGTTTACGTGCTCGACCCCGATCTCAATCCGTGCCCGATCGGCGTGACCGGCGAGCTTTATATCGGCGGCGAGGGCATCGCCCGCGGTTATCTCGGCAAGCCGGATACGACCGCCGACCGCTTCATCCCCGACCCGTTCTCCTCGGAGGGCGGCCGGCTTTACCGCTCCGGCGATCTGACGCGTTGGCGCGACGATGGAACCGTCGAATTCGTCGGCCGTGTCGACCATCAGGTGAAGCTTCGTGGTTACCGCATCGAACTCGGAGAGATCGAAGCGGCTCTGCTGCAGCAGCCCGGCGTCGGCGAAGCCCTGGTCGTGCTGCGCGATGAAGATGGTGCCGAGAAGGCGCTCGTCGCCTATGTCGTTCCCAAGAAGGACGAGAGGATTGAGGTCGAAACGGTCCGTGCCGGCCTCGATCGCAGCTTGCCCTCCTACATGGTGCCGGCGGCGGTGGTCGAACTGGAAAAAATGCCGACCAATCCGAACAGCAAACTCGACCGCTTTGCGCTGCCGGCGCCGCAGCCGGTCCGGCGCGAAATCGTCGAGCCGGCGACGACACTCGAAGAAGAGGTGCTGGATGTCTGGCGCCAGGTTCTCAAGCTGGAAGCGATCAGCGTCGAGGATAATTTCTTCGCGATCGGCGGCAATTCGCTGGGCGCGATCCGCATCCTCACCCAGCTGCGCCAGCGCCGTCCGAAAACGCCGCTCACCGTCGCCGACATCTTCAACAACCCGACCATCCGCGCCTTTGCCGGCGTGATGGAGCAGGGGGCGGAACGGGATCTCTCCGAGGTGATCGTGCTGCGCGCTTCCGGCGCCAAGCCGCGGCTCTATTGCTTCCCGGGGCTTCTCGTCAGCACCCGCGAATATGTGAAGCTCGTCGATTATCTCGGCGCCGATCAGCCGGCGACCGGCTTCATCTGCCACTCGCTGTCCGAGAAGAAGGAGGTCGGCGCGCCGGTCGAAGAGATCATCGAGAGCTATGTCGATTATATCAGGAGCCACAGCAGGGGCGCGCCCTGCACTTTCCTCGGCTGGTCCTGGGGCGGGCTTCTGGCCTATGAGGCTGCCCGCACGCTGGGCAACGAGGTCGATGTCAGGATGATGGCGATGGTCGATGTCTGCGACCTCGGATCGGAATTTGCGATCGGCGCCAAGCCGCGCTTCCGGCCGGACGAACGCGACATGCTTCATCGGGACGTGCAGGCTTGGCTGCAAAAAACGGCGATGCGCCCGGAATGGGACCGGCTGCTGTCGACGATGGACGCCGATACCTACGATCAGTTCCTGCGCTTCGTCGGTGATGAGAAGGACCCGCTTCCCACCGATGGGCCCGATATCAGCAGCCGCGAGCATACGTTCTGGGTGCTGATCGACAATGCGCTGATCTTCCGCAAGCACCGGCTCGTTCCCCACGATGTGCCGATCTATCCCTGGGCGGCCGACGACAGCCTCAACCGTGGCCTCAACCTGATCGATTGGCGCCGCCTGTCGCCGCGGGCGTATGCGGCCGAAATCATCACCGGCACCAACCACCTGCACATGATCGGGTCTCCCGCCTTCCACTCAAGGCTTGCCCTGCGTCTCAAGGAAACAGAGAAGGATTTCGCATGA
- a CDS encoding MATE family efflux transporter, protein MNDMSEMSGSLRKRRLAPEDLASPQLFRLLLRLGLPAMFGLSINAAHHTINMVFVGMIGEDQIAAIMIVLPILMLVAAFGEGIGVGVATEVGRALGAGNRSRAGTLASVSLAAGVAFGAASAVAIVAFPSFLLFGATPAIEPLAQHYLLIIAVSIPLTMAQIILDFLAIAEGNARFSMWTLVACFALNMVLDPIMIFGFGLGLQGVAIATILSQLVALSIYGAYHARRLGTVRLTLGWRLRDIGGLRPVLAVGAPTTLTSLATAGAIAAMLSLAGTYHGEAGIAGVGIALRLLAVGTLPVIGLSLGAQSILSFAWGSGDVARVLSAVRILTVVTSAVGGAYGLAALGFPEHLASFFTKDQAVLSVASQAIVATHLPFLLFGLRQTLLVLFQAQGRPKAALAIGLAQNGYLLLPLLALLPPFLGFSGLLSAMFLASALTGLLSAVCLVRALNALRQRSADRLASIRPYPRFCP, encoded by the coding sequence ATGAACGACATGAGCGAGATGAGCGGCAGCCTTCGGAAACGGCGGCTTGCACCGGAAGATCTTGCCAGCCCGCAGCTTTTCCGGCTGCTGCTGCGGCTCGGGCTGCCGGCCATGTTCGGCCTGTCTATCAATGCCGCGCATCACACGATCAACATGGTCTTTGTCGGCATGATCGGCGAAGACCAGATCGCCGCGATCATGATCGTGCTGCCGATCCTGATGCTCGTCGCTGCCTTCGGCGAGGGCATCGGCGTCGGCGTGGCAACCGAGGTCGGCCGCGCGCTCGGTGCCGGCAACCGGTCGCGCGCCGGCACCCTCGCCTCGGTCAGCCTTGCCGCGGGCGTCGCCTTCGGCGCGGCAAGCGCCGTCGCAATCGTTGCCTTCCCATCTTTCCTGCTGTTCGGCGCCACGCCCGCCATCGAGCCGCTGGCGCAGCATTATCTCCTCATCATCGCGGTCTCGATACCGCTGACAATGGCGCAGATCATCCTCGATTTCCTGGCGATCGCCGAAGGCAATGCCCGCTTCAGCATGTGGACGCTGGTCGCCTGTTTCGCGCTAAACATGGTCCTCGACCCGATCATGATCTTCGGATTCGGCCTCGGCCTGCAGGGCGTGGCAATCGCAACCATCCTGTCCCAGCTCGTCGCGCTTTCCATCTATGGCGCTTACCACGCCAGGCGGCTGGGGACGGTTCGGCTGACGCTTGGCTGGCGGCTAAGAGACATCGGCGGCCTCAGACCGGTTCTTGCCGTGGGCGCGCCGACGACGCTGACCAGTCTCGCAACGGCAGGCGCGATTGCGGCCATGCTGTCGCTCGCCGGCACCTATCACGGAGAAGCCGGCATTGCCGGCGTCGGGATTGCCTTGCGGCTGCTCGCCGTCGGAACACTTCCCGTTATCGGCCTTTCACTCGGGGCCCAGTCCATTCTGAGCTTCGCCTGGGGCAGCGGGGATGTGGCCCGGGTGCTGTCGGCAGTCCGCATCCTGACAGTGGTCACCAGCGCGGTCGGCGGCGCTTACGGACTGGCCGCACTCGGCTTTCCCGAACACCTCGCCTCGTTCTTCACCAAGGATCAGGCCGTGCTTTCGGTCGCAAGCCAGGCAATCGTCGCGACCCATCTTCCCTTTCTGCTGTTCGGCCTGCGGCAAACGCTGCTGGTCCTCTTCCAGGCGCAGGGCAGGCCGAAAGCCGCGCTTGCAATCGGTCTGGCGCAGAATGGTTATCTGCTCTTGCCGCTGCTTGCGCTCCTGCCGCCCTTCCTCGGCTTTTCAGGCCTGCTCAGCGCAATGTTCCTCGCCTCTGCCCTGACCGGCCTGCTGTCGGCCGTCTGCCTGGTGAGGGCGCTCAATGCACTCCGGCAGCGCTCGGCCGACCGTCTGGCCTCCATCCGTC
- a CDS encoding MbtH family NRPS accessory protein, protein MDNLEPGDDLWIVVYDTEHHYSVWPQDKRIPVSWQPAGFAGSRQECLVHIRGIWADPRPLSLRSAMAGDARL, encoded by the coding sequence ATGGATAATCTCGAGCCCGGCGACGATCTCTGGATCGTCGTCTACGACACCGAGCATCACTACTCGGTCTGGCCGCAGGACAAGCGGATTCCGGTGAGCTGGCAGCCAGCGGGCTTTGCCGGTTCGCGCCAGGAATGCCTGGTCCATATTCGCGGCATCTGGGCCGATCCGCGCCCGCTCTCCCTCCGCTCGGCGATGGCCGGCGATGCACGTCTCTGA